A genomic segment from Polyangium mundeleinium encodes:
- the dhaL gene encoding dihydroxyacetone kinase subunit DhaL — protein MESGILNGDTVVQWIERAAEVIGENEKTLTELDAAIGDSDHGANMARGFSAVRGKLAEHSRDDVGAILKTVGMTLLSTVGGASGPLYGTLFLEAAKVTAGKPEIDRATILQSLAAGLAGIQKRGKAEPLDKTLVDALGPAIRAFEGAEGVSLAEALSQAAEAARQGAEATIPLVARKGRASYLGERSAGHQDPGATSMWLLLQSLAEAAAE, from the coding sequence GTGGAAAGCGGAATCTTGAACGGGGACACCGTGGTCCAGTGGATCGAGCGCGCGGCCGAGGTGATCGGGGAAAATGAGAAAACCTTGACCGAGCTCGATGCGGCCATCGGCGACAGTGATCACGGGGCGAACATGGCGCGCGGCTTTTCGGCCGTGCGCGGCAAGCTCGCGGAGCATTCCCGAGACGATGTCGGCGCGATCCTGAAGACCGTGGGCATGACGTTGCTCTCGACCGTCGGGGGCGCGAGCGGCCCGCTCTACGGGACCTTGTTCCTGGAAGCGGCGAAGGTAACGGCGGGAAAACCGGAGATCGATCGGGCGACGATCCTGCAATCGCTCGCGGCCGGGCTCGCGGGGATCCAGAAACGTGGGAAGGCCGAGCCGCTCGACAAGACGCTGGTCGACGCGCTGGGTCCTGCGATCCGGGCCTTCGAGGGCGCGGAGGGGGTTTCGCTCGCCGAAGCGCTCTCGCAGGCGGCCGAGGCGGCGCGGCAGGGAGCGGAGGCGACGATTCCGCTCGTGGCGCGCAAAGGACGGGCGAGTTATCTCGGGGAGCGGAGCGCGGGCCATCAGGATCCGGGCGCCACGTCGATGTGGCTCCTGCTCCAGAGCCTCGCCGAGGCAGCGGCAGAATGA
- the dhaK gene encoding dihydroxyacetone kinase subunit DhaK, whose translation MKKLLNAPSDLVKEALAGMALAHPDLLRVHVDPAFLVRADAPVRGKVAVLSGGGSGHEPLHGGFVGRGMLDAACPGAVFTSPTPDQILEATRAVDGGAGVVHIVKNYTGDVMNFEMAGELARDLGITTETVLVNDDVAVENSLYTAGRRGVGTTVLVEKICGAAAEAGRALADVAALGRRVNEHGRSMGIALSPCTVPHAGKPSFELGPDEMEVGIGIHGEPGRRRAKLESADRITEMLMEPILDDLPFRAGKDVLLFVNGLGATPLLELYVVFRKAHEIATARGLRVVRSLVGPYITSLEMAGVSITLLQVDEEMLRSWDAPVHTAALRWGV comes from the coding sequence ATGAAGAAGCTCCTCAACGCGCCTTCCGATCTCGTGAAGGAGGCCCTCGCGGGCATGGCCCTCGCGCACCCGGACCTCCTCCGCGTCCACGTCGACCCGGCTTTCCTCGTGCGCGCCGACGCGCCCGTGCGGGGCAAGGTCGCGGTGCTCTCCGGCGGCGGCAGCGGGCACGAGCCTTTGCATGGGGGGTTCGTCGGGCGCGGCATGCTCGACGCCGCGTGTCCCGGCGCGGTGTTCACGAGCCCCACGCCGGATCAGATCCTCGAAGCCACGCGCGCCGTCGACGGCGGCGCGGGCGTCGTCCACATCGTCAAGAACTACACCGGCGACGTCATGAATTTCGAGATGGCCGGCGAGCTCGCGCGCGACCTCGGAATCACCACCGAGACCGTGCTCGTGAATGACGACGTGGCCGTGGAGAACAGCCTGTACACGGCGGGGCGCCGCGGTGTCGGGACGACGGTGCTCGTCGAGAAGATCTGCGGCGCCGCGGCCGAGGCGGGGCGAGCCTTGGCGGACGTCGCGGCCCTCGGCCGGCGCGTGAACGAGCACGGGCGCAGCATGGGGATCGCGCTCAGCCCGTGCACGGTGCCGCATGCGGGAAAACCCTCGTTCGAGCTCGGGCCGGACGAGATGGAGGTCGGGATCGGAATCCACGGCGAGCCTGGCCGAAGGCGCGCGAAGCTCGAATCCGCCGATCGAATCACGGAAATGTTGATGGAACCGATCCTCGACGATCTCCCGTTCCGGGCTGGAAAGGACGTGCTCCTCTTCGTCAATGGCCTCGGCGCCACGCCGCTCCTCGAGCTTTACGTCGTGTTCCGCAAGGCGCACGAGATCGCGACGGCGCGGGGCCTCCGTGTCGTGCGCAGCCTCGTCGGGCCGTACATCACCTCGCTCGAAATGGCGGGCGTATCCATCACCCTCCTCCAGGTCGACGAGGAGATGCTTCGGTCCTGGGACGCGCCCGTGCACACGGCGGCGCTGCGCTGGGGGGTGTGA
- the ptsP gene encoding phosphoenolpyruvate--protein phosphotransferase gives MSQTTVGLVLVSHSRALAEATRALATQMTGDRVVIECAAGVGEAGEALGTDATAILAALERAAGEKGALVLMDLGSALLSAETALDLVDASIAAKTRLSAGPFVEGAVAAAVRAAGGGTLDEVAAEARRGLLAKEEQLGEAPPAPAPASVDESTENVFLEDAVIGDEHGLHARPAARLVSCASQFDAKVAIENRTNGKGPRAADSVVLLAGLQARRGDVLRIAGSGRQAEAAVRAIAALVRTFGTTPDAPPPPAPDKTTNDRGIPIAPGVAVGPCVRLERAEIRFSHPFTKNPPAELDRLTAALDEVEAEIRGAYGRDDMATLHATLLRDPVILQTARERITKQHQNAASAFHEGIERAAMALASADDPYMRARIADLRDVELAVLRALGAAPAAVLPEGPPALLLADELLPSEAARLDPARVLGVVDLRGGPTSHAAILLRGAGIPAVFGAASLLKDLPASPARLGLDGSTGEVWIDPGPERTADLERRRAEERAARLSAAAFHGKITLPSGPTVELWANAASALEARAAKEAGAFGIGLLRTEMFFLDRDDAPGEDEQADLYAEVLAAFPGAPVVIRTLDAGGDKRLPWLHVPPEENPYLGLRGIRLSLDRPDLLETQLRAILRAGRGRDVRIMIPMVSTVTEIEATKAALARAARTLDATGKPYLWPVPLGIMVEVPAAALLADQLAPHVDFFSIGTNDLTQYTLAAERGHPKLAALADAGHPAVLDLVNRVSQAGRAAGRAVSVCGEAAADPKLAATFVGLGITRLSMGPAALARVAAALVAGAEIG, from the coding sequence ATGAGCCAAACGACGGTCGGGCTCGTCCTCGTCTCCCATAGCCGCGCGCTCGCCGAGGCCACGCGCGCGCTCGCGACGCAGATGACGGGCGACAGGGTGGTCATCGAATGCGCGGCCGGCGTCGGCGAGGCGGGCGAGGCGCTCGGCACCGATGCGACGGCCATCCTGGCGGCGCTCGAACGCGCGGCCGGCGAGAAAGGCGCGCTCGTCTTGATGGATCTCGGCAGCGCCCTTTTGAGCGCCGAGACCGCGCTCGATCTCGTGGATGCGTCGATCGCGGCGAAGACGCGGCTCTCCGCAGGGCCCTTCGTCGAAGGCGCCGTCGCCGCGGCCGTGCGCGCGGCGGGCGGTGGGACGCTCGACGAGGTCGCGGCCGAGGCGCGGCGGGGGCTCCTGGCCAAGGAGGAGCAGCTCGGGGAGGCCCCGCCCGCGCCCGCGCCCGCGTCGGTCGACGAGAGCACGGAAAACGTGTTTTTGGAGGACGCCGTCATCGGCGACGAGCACGGTCTGCATGCACGACCCGCGGCGCGGCTCGTGTCCTGTGCTTCCCAGTTCGACGCGAAGGTCGCGATCGAAAATCGAACGAATGGAAAAGGGCCGCGCGCGGCGGACAGCGTCGTCCTCCTCGCGGGGCTCCAGGCGCGGCGGGGGGATGTTCTACGCATCGCCGGTTCGGGGCGCCAGGCGGAGGCCGCCGTCCGCGCAATCGCAGCCCTCGTGCGCACGTTTGGCACGACGCCCGACGCGCCCCCGCCGCCGGCACCTGACAAGACCACGAACGACCGCGGGATCCCCATTGCGCCAGGTGTTGCCGTGGGACCGTGTGTCCGCCTGGAACGAGCCGAGATCCGTTTCTCGCATCCCTTCACCAAAAATCCCCCCGCGGAGCTCGATCGGCTCACGGCCGCGCTCGACGAGGTCGAGGCGGAGATCCGCGGCGCGTATGGTCGTGACGACATGGCGACCCTGCACGCCACGTTGCTCCGGGATCCCGTCATCCTGCAAACGGCCCGCGAGCGCATCACCAAACAACATCAGAATGCCGCTTCCGCCTTCCACGAGGGGATCGAACGCGCGGCCATGGCCCTCGCGAGCGCGGACGACCCTTACATGCGCGCTCGTATCGCTGACCTGCGCGACGTCGAGCTCGCCGTCTTGCGCGCGCTCGGCGCCGCGCCCGCGGCCGTCCTGCCCGAAGGCCCGCCGGCCCTTCTCCTCGCCGACGAGCTTTTGCCGAGCGAAGCCGCGCGCCTCGACCCCGCGCGCGTGCTCGGCGTCGTCGACCTGCGTGGCGGCCCGACCTCACACGCCGCGATCCTCCTGCGCGGCGCCGGCATTCCCGCCGTCTTCGGAGCCGCATCCCTTTTGAAGGATCTTCCCGCATCCCCTGCCCGCCTCGGCCTCGATGGATCGACCGGCGAGGTGTGGATCGATCCGGGTCCCGAGCGCACGGCCGACCTCGAACGCCGCCGCGCCGAAGAACGGGCCGCGCGGCTCTCCGCGGCGGCCTTTCACGGCAAGATCACCCTTCCCTCGGGCCCGACGGTCGAACTCTGGGCCAATGCCGCGAGCGCGCTGGAGGCGCGCGCCGCCAAGGAAGCAGGCGCCTTCGGGATCGGCCTTTTGCGCACGGAGATGTTTTTCCTCGACCGCGACGACGCGCCCGGTGAGGACGAACAAGCCGACCTTTATGCCGAGGTCCTCGCCGCCTTCCCCGGCGCGCCTGTCGTGATTCGTACGCTCGACGCGGGCGGCGACAAGCGATTGCCATGGCTGCACGTTCCCCCCGAGGAAAACCCTTACCTCGGCCTCCGCGGCATTCGCCTCTCCCTCGATCGGCCCGACCTGCTGGAGACGCAGCTCCGCGCAATCCTCCGCGCCGGGCGGGGCCGGGACGTGCGGATCATGATCCCGATGGTATCGACGGTGACCGAGATCGAAGCCACGAAAGCGGCCCTCGCGCGTGCCGCGCGCACGCTCGACGCCACGGGCAAACCGTATCTCTGGCCCGTTCCGCTCGGCATCATGGTGGAGGTGCCGGCAGCGGCGCTGCTCGCGGATCAGCTCGCCCCGCACGTCGATTTCTTCAGCATCGGGACGAACGATCTCACGCAATACACGCTCGCGGCCGAGCGAGGTCATCCGAAGCTCGCCGCGCTCGCGGACGCGGGACATCCGGCGGTGCTGGATCTCGTGAATCGGGTCTCCCAAGCGGGACGAGCCGCAGGGCGCGCCGTCTCCGTCTGCGGCGAGGCCGCGGCGGATCCAAAGCTCGCGGCG